A genomic window from Silene latifolia isolate original U9 population chromosome Y, ASM4854445v1, whole genome shotgun sequence includes:
- the LOC141627736 gene encoding uncharacterized protein LOC141627736, with the protein MTCKTGTGSRKGRGVGPRNLRKLVDKAVAGYSLVGRGVGPRNLRILGDKAIVEVASSKHLYLVVGSERLNGPGLRFRLLLVCRTACGCFAGVERSDWGCINEQGWRESTGSIAREWDTLVMSWFGAVLAEEAFIHCLGLPIKIRT; encoded by the exons ATGACATGCAAAACCGGGACCGGGAGCAGAAAAGGGAGAG GAGTCGGTCCGAGGAATTTGAGGAAATTGGTTGATAAGGCTGTTGCGGGTTATTCGTTGGTAGGACGGGGAGTTGGTCCAAGGAATTTGAGGATATTGGGTGATAAGGCTATTGTTGAGGTTGCTTCCTCCAAACACCTCTATCTAG TTGTTGGTTCTGAGAGACTCAATGGTCCCGGGTTACGGTTTCGTCTGCTATTGGTATGCAGAACAGCTTGTGGCTGTTTTGCCGGTGTAGAAAGGTCTGATTGGGGCTGCATTAATGAG CAAGGATGGAGAGAAAGCACGGGTAGCATTGCACGGGAGTGGGATACATTAGTGATGAGTTG GTTTGGTGCAGTACTCGCAGAAGAAGCCTTTATTCACTGTCTTGGGCTTCCTATTAAAATTAGGACAtga